CTTGGCGCGGCTGACGAACACCTCGGGCGGCAGCGACACGTAGAGCTGGATGGTCGTCACGCCGGGGCGGTGGTACCGCAGGATGCGCTCGCGGCACTCCTCGGGCGAGCCGCTGATGAACAGCCCGTCCACGACCTCGTCGGGCAGCGCCTTCTGGGCGCCCTCCGCGTCCCCCTCGGCCCAGAGCCGGTGGGACTCGCGCAGCAGCTCGCCGTGGCCGAGCCATTCGTGGAACTTCCGGTAGGGCTCACGGTTGAGAATCCAGGCGAGGAACGGGCGCGTGGCGCGGTGCGCGTAGGCGGCGTTCTCGGTGGGGCAGACGAAGACCTTGACCACCAGCTCCTTGCCGGGCGGCTGCGGGCCGACCGCGTCGAGGACGGTCGGCACATCCTCGGGGAAGAGGAGGTTGGTGATGGCGCCGTCCCCCTCGGTGAAGCCCAGGCGCAGCATCCGGGAGCGGAGGGCGCCGAGGATCACCTTGGCCGGCTGGGCCGGCGGGTGCGGCAGCCGGTAGCCGGTGATGGAGAACGTGTCGAAGTCGCCCGCGATGTACTCGCCGCGCAGCGCCCGCGTGACGAACCGCAGCACGTCCCTGGTGCGCTTGAACGGCTCGTCGAACGGGATGCCGTTGATGTCGGTGACATGCGCGGGCACCGAGGCGCCGATGCCCAGCAGCAGGCGGCCCGGGGCGAGTTGGGCCAGGGTGGCGGCCGTCTGGGCGAGGACCGCGGGGCCGCGCGTGTGCACCGGCACGATGCCGGTGGCGATGCGCAGCGTCGGGGACCAGGCGGCGGTCGCGGCGAGCGGGGTGAACGCGTCGGTGCCCCCGCCCTCCGCGCTCCAGACGTCGGTGTAACCGAGGTCCGGCAGGCGTTCGATGATGAAGCGGTGCCGGTCGATGGTGAGTCCGGGCAGCGGCAGGGTGATCCCCCACTTGGGCGGGACGGCCTCGGCGCGGGGAAGCTGGTGCGGCTCGGTCATGAAGCGACTGACGTCCTCTCGGGCGGAGCGGGAAGGCGGGGGCGGGCGGTCACGAGCTGACCCAGACCGTGGTCAGGTCGATGAACCAGGACTGCGGCTGGACGAGTCCCCGCACCTCGGGGGCGAGCGCCCTGGGATTGCGGTCGTTGACGACGAACAGCCAGGGGGCGTCGCGCGTCACGAGGGACAGCGCCTCCCGGTAGTCCGACCGGCGGCGTTCCGGGTCGGTGTCGGCCGACGCGGAGGCCAGCAGCTCGTCGACGCGCTCGTTGCTGTAGTGGCCGGTCCAGAAGGGGCTGTCGCCGCCGATGAACAGCGGCAGCAGCGCCTCGGACTGGAAGAGCGTCGTGGACTGGGCGATGGCGTCGGAGCCGAGCGCCACCTCGCCCTCCGCCTCGGCGCTGATCAGCGTGGACCAGTCGGTGGTGCGGATCTCGACGTCGATGCCGACGGCCGCGAGGTCACGCTGAATGGCCTCGGTGATGGGCACCGGAAGCAGGTTGCCCGAGCCGCCGGTGGGGACGGTCACGGACGTCTCGAAGCCATCCTCGTATCCCGCCTCGGCCAGCAGCCGCCGGGCGCGGTCGGGTTCGTACGTGTAGGTGTCGTTCGCCTCGTCGTAGGCGAAGGTGGCCCGGGGCGCGGCCTGGTGGGCGGGGTCGGCGGTGCCGTGGAGAAGCTGTTCGGCGATGGCCTCGCGGTCGACGGCGTAGTTGGCGGCCCGCCGGACCCGCGGGTCGCTCCAGGGGCCCTGGGAGGTGTCGAGGATCCAGTACCAGAGGTGGTCGTAGCTGTTGGTGACGACGCTCGCGCCCTCGGCGGTCAGGCTCTCGATGTCGTCGGGGTTGGGGTACTCGATCCAGTTGACGTCGCCGGAGCGCAGCGCCGCGGTGCGGGCGGCGGCGTCGGGGATGGCCCGTACGATCAGCCGGTCGAGCTTGGGCGCCCCGGCCCAGTACCGCTCGTTGGCGACCAGCTCGATCTCCTGGCCCTCGCGCTGCGACGCGAAGGAGAAGGGGCCGGTACCGACGGGCTGCCGGGCGAAGTCCTCAGTGCCGGTCTCGCGGATCGCGGTCGGGCTGGCGATGAGCACGTGGGCCAGGTCCTCGGGGAAGTGGCCGTTGGGCTCCGCGGTGACGAGCTCCACGCGGCCGTCGTCGAGCTTCCGGTAGTCGGCGATGCCGCCCGCGTACTCACCGGCGGCGGCGCCGAGGGCGTCGGTGTAGTAGTCGCTCTCCTCGTCGAGATAGCGGTCGAGGTTGAAGATGACGGCGTCGGCGTCGAACGGCGTGCCGTCGTGGAAGGTGACGCCGTCGCGCAGGGTGAAGGTCCAGGTGGTGTCGTCGTCCGCGACCTCCCAGGAGGTGGCGAGCGCGCCCGTGATCTCGGGCGGCGCGTCGCCCTGGGTCAGGTCGTAACGGGTCAGGCCCTCGTAGAGCTGGAAGCTGACCAGCCGCTTCCCCTCGAAGCCCGCGCCGCCGATGACGGTGTCGGTGTTGGGCAAGGTACCGGTCGCGCCGACGACCAGGGTGCCGCCGCTGCCGGAGTCGGCGGCGGCCGGGGTGTCGGAGCCACCGGAGCCACAGCCGGTCGCGGTCAGCGCGAGCAACGCGGCGGCCGGGAGGGCGGCGAGTCTGCGAAGGGGATGGCGGTGTGTCATCGTGCTGGCTTCCTTGTCAGGGGGGATCTCGCGGCGATGCCGGCCGGCGGAACGGTGCCGGTCGGGGGGACAGTGCCCGTCGGAGGAACGGTGCTGGTCGGAGGGGCAACGCCGGCCGGGGGAACGGTGCCGGTCGGAGGAACGGCGAGGCTCGGGGGGACAGTGCCGGCCAGCGGAACGGCGGAGCTCGGCGGAACGGCGCCGGTCGGAGGGGCAATGCCGGTCGGCGGAACGGCGGGGCTCGGCGGAACAGCGAGGCTCGGCGGAACAGCGAGGCTCGAGGGGACAGTGCCGGTCGGCGGAACGGTGCCGGTCGGCGGAACAGCGAGGCTCGGCGGAACCGTGCCGGTCGGCGGAACCGTGCCGGCCGGGGGAACGGTGCCGGTCGGAGGAACGGCGGGGCTCGGGGGGATGTCGGTGGGGCGGGACGGCGGTGGCTCGGGAGGGATGTCGGCGGCGGCCAGCAGGGCGCGGGTATAGGAGTGCTGGGGGGCGGCCCAGAGGCGCCCGGTCGGGCCCTCCTCCACGACCCGGCCGCCGCGCAGCACGACGACCCGGTCGGCGATCCGCCGCACCACGGACAGATCGTGGGAGATGAACAGGTAGGCCAGGCCGGTGCGTTCACGCAGGTCCCGCAGCAGGTCGAGGACGTGGTACTGGGTGGACCGGTCCAGGGCGGACGTGGGCTCGTCGCAGACCACCAGGTCGGGGCCGGTGGCCAGGGCGCGGGCGATGGCCACCCGCTGGAGCTGTCCGCCGGACAGCTCGCGGGGGCGGCGCTGGGCCAGCGCCGGGTCGAGGCCGACCTGACGGAACAGCTCCGCGACGGCCCCGGCCCGCTCCCGGCGCGGGATGTCCGCCGCGCCGAGCGCGAAGGCGACGGCCTGGCCGGCCCGCAGCGCCGGGTTGAGGGAGCCGCCCGGGTGCTGCGGGACGAACTGGAGCCGCCCGCGCGCCGCCCGCCCGCCCCGGCCGGTGAGCCGGTACGGGTCCCGGCCGTCGAAGCGGACCGTGCCGGAGTCGGGGGCGAGCAGGCCGAGCGCCAGCCGGGCGAGCGTCGACTTGCCGGACCCGGACTCGCCGACCAGCCCGACCGTCTCGCCCGGCGCGACGGTCAGGCTGACGCCGTCCAGCGCGGGCGGTGCCGCGCGGGCGTAGCGCTTGATGACGCGCTCCACACAGAGCAGGGGAACGGCGGTCGCCGGGGCGGTCACTGGTCCACCGTCCTTTCCGCGGGCGCGGGAGCGGGCGTCTGTCGGATGCCCGTGGCACGGCGCCGGTGAGCGCGCGGGTGACGGCCCGGCGCGGTCGCTCCGTTCCGGAGCTGCCGACCGGCGGCGCGGGGACGTACCGCGGAGCGCCGGTCAGTGACCGCCGGGGGACCGGCTCCGTCACCGGCCCGCCGCCGACCGGCACGAGGAGAGCCGTGGCACCGGCGGAGAGCGCGTACCGCGCCGGGGCCGACGGGGGTTCGGCCGAGCACGCTGTCAGTCATCGGTGGGCCTCCTCGCGGGTGGCGACCAGTTCGGCGGTGAAGGCGTGGTCCGGCCGGAAGAGGACCCGTTCGGCGGGTCCGCTCTCGACGACGCGGCCGTCGCGCATCACCGCGATCCGGCCGCCCACCCGGCGGGCCGCCTCCAGGTCGTGGGTGACCAGCAGCAGGGCCGTGCCGCGCTCGGCGCGCAGCCGTCCGAACAGGTCGAGGACCTGCGCCCGCACCAGCACGTCGAGCGCCGTCGTGGGTTCGTCCGCGACCAGCAGCTCGGGGCCGCAGGCGAGGGCGATCGCGAGCGCCGCCCGCTGCCGCTGGCCGCCGGACAGTTCGTGCGGATGGCTGCGCGCGATCCGCTCCGGGTCGGTGACACCGGCCGTGGCCAGCAGCTCCGGCACGAGGGCGCGGGCGGCCCGCCGGCCGGTGGCGATCCGGTGGCGCCGCAGCACCTCGGTGAGCTGCGGGCCGATCCGGCGCAGCGGGTCGAGCGCGCCGGTGGGGTCCTGCGGCACGTAGCCGACGCGCCGGCCGCGGACACGGGACAGGGTGCGCTCGTCCGCCGCGCGCAGGTCCGTCCCGGCCAGCCGGACGCTTCCGGCGACGCGGGCGCCCCGGCCGGGCAGCCCGAGGACCGTGCGCGCCACGGTGGTCTTGCCGCTGCCGGACTCGCCCAGCAGGGTCAGCGCCTCCCCGGCGCCGACGGTGAACGACACGCCGTCCACGGCCCGCACGGTCCGGTGACGGCCGACGTGGTCGACGGTCAGATTCTCGACGGCCAGCACGGGGTGGCCAGGCTCCGGCCGGCTCATCGGGGGTCCTCCCGGAGGCCGACCCGGCGGCGCAGCGCCTCGCCGAGGACGTTGAAGAGCACGGACACGACGAGGATCGTCAGGGCGGGCAACACGGCGACCCAGGGGTGCGTCAGCAGGGCCGGTCTCAACTCGTCGAGCATGGCGCCCCATTCGGCGGTGGGTGGGGCGACGCCGAGGCCGAGGAAGGACAGGCCGGCGGCGTAGACGATGGCGAGCCCGATGAGCGAGGACGCGTACGCCAGCACGACGGGGGCGATGACCGGAAGCACCTGGCGGACGGCGATCGCCGCGCGTCCGGCGCCGCTCACGCGGGCGGCCTCCAGGTATTCGGCGGATCGGATCCGCTGGACCTCGGTGAACGCGACGCGGGTCACGACCGGCGTCAGCACCACGGACAGGGAGAACACGGTGGCGCCCACGCCCGCCTCCAGCACGGTGGCGACGGCGATGGCCAGCAGCAGGCCGGGGAACGCGTAGAGCACGTCGAGGGAGCGCAGCAGGCCCTGCTCGGTAAGGCGCCCGCCGAGACCGGCCGCGATACCGAGCGCGCTGCCGAGCACCGTGGCCACCGCCACCGGCACCAGGCCGCCGATGAGAGACGGCCGGGCGGCCCAGATCAGCCGGCTGAGCACGTCCCGGCCTTGGCCGTCGGTGCCCAGCGGGTGACCGGGGCTGCCGGGGTCGAGCAGCCGGTCCCCCAGCGACCCGGCGGCGGGGTCGTAGGGGGCGAGCAGCGGGGCGGCCAGGGCCGCCAGGAGCAGCAGCGTGGCGAGCGCGGCCGGGATCAGCAGTCCGGCGTCCAGGCGTCGGCCGTTCGCCGTCTCCGTCTCCGTCATGGGGGTCAGCGCCACGGGGAGCGGCGCCACGGGGGTCGGGTTGGCGGGTGCGGTCATCGTCAGCTCCGCACTCTCGGGTCGATCCACGCGTGCGCGGCGTCGACGAGGATGTTGATCCCGACGAAGGCGACCGCGACCACCAGGACCCCGCCCTGGATCAGGGGGAGGTCGCGGGCCGCCAGGGCCTCGTAGAGCAGGCGGCCCACGCCGGGCCAGGCGAACAGGGTCTCCACGAAGACGACGCCCTCCAGGAGATAGGCCAGTTGGAGTCCGGCGATGGTGAGCAGGGCCGGGGCGGCGTTGTGCGCGCAGTGCAGCAGCACGGCGGGCCGGCTCAGGCCGCGGGCCCGGAGGCTGTCGGGGAGGTCACCGGCGAGAACCGAGCCGAGCGCGGCGCGGAACACGCGGGCGGTCAGACCGAGCGGCACCAGCGCGGCGGCGACGGCCGGGAGGACGAGGTGGCGCAGCAGGTCGGCGCCGCCCCCGCCGCCGAAGACGTCGTGGGTGCCGCCCGCGGGCAGCCAGCGCAGTTCCACCGCGAAGACGGCGATGAGCAGCAGCGCCACGGAATACTGCGGCGCGGAGACGGCCAGGGTGCTGAGCGCGCCCGACAGCCGTCCCGGCAGGCCGCGCGGTCGCAGCGCGCCGAGCGCGCCCAGCGCGACGCCGCCGATGAGCACGAGGACGAACGAGGCCCCCGCCAGGATCAGCGTCTGGCCGAGCGCGGGGAACAGGAAGTCGGTGACAGGGCGCTGGCCGGAGATGGAGACGCCGAGGTCGCCGCTGAGGGCGTGCCCGAGCCACGCGAGGTACTGGAAAGGCAGCGGCCGGTCCAGCCCGAGGCGTTCGGTGAGCTCGTGCCGCGCCTCCGCCGGCGCCCCGGGCCCGAGGAAGGTGCTGACCGGGTCGCCGGGGACGAGCGCGACGGTGGCGAACACGACGACGGTGACGCCCAGCAGGGTGGGCACCGACAGCAGCAGCCGGCGTGCCAGGAACAGCCTCATCCCGCCGCCTGCCGGGGCGGTGCGCCGGGCGAACCGGCGGCGGGGCGGTGAGCGGGGGCGGACATGGCTGGCTTCCTTCCGATGGCGGGTGCGGAAGGAAGGGTGCGGGCCGGGGAGCGGGGATAGCCAGTCAGGGATTCATGCTGTTACCCCTGCTCATAGGACCGGGCGGACCCGGTACGCCGCTGCCCCCTCACACGGCGCTCACATATCCTTGACCACGGAAACTGGCCCCAAGTAGTATTGACATATGACAAATTGGCGGACCGACTTCACCTTGGTCGGTATCGGCGGCTCGTGGCACCGCAGGTGCTTCGACGAGCTGTGTCGCCCGCGCGCCGGGCGCTGAACTTCCGGTCGTCACCGACAGCGCCCTTCCTCTTCGCCGTAACGCCGTGCCCAAGGGCACGGCCTCGCCATATCCGAGAGGAAACGCACGCGATGCCGCACTTCAGCGACAACGCCTTCCGCGCCCGCGGGGGTTCACGGTGGCCGCACTGACCGAGCTGGCGGCACAGGGCACCGGACGGCTGTCCCGTCCGGCCCTCGGCCGCCGCGCGTCCCGCGCCGACGCCCCCAGAGCCTCCACGCACCAGGCGCATCCGGCCCATTCGTCCTGCCAGACACTCCCGACCCCCCAAGCGGAGATCGACAACCCGCTGGACCTGATCGCCGGTCATCAGCTCCTCGCGGAGCCCGAGACCATGCCGGGCCGGCCGCGCGCCGAGTCGCCCGGCTGCACCTGCGGCCACCCCATCTGCGGGTGGAACGCCCGCCGGGCGGCGACCGCCACCCGCGTTTTCCTCATCGCGCACCGGCCCGTGGTCGGGGCCGGACTGCGCAGCGTCCTGGCCGCGTCCCCCGACATCGTGGTGGTCGGCGGTACGAGCGATCCCACGTCGGCGTACGGGGCGGTGCGGCGGGTCGGGCCCGACGTGATCCTCCTGGGCCCCGGCGCCTCGCTCGCCCACGACCTCGCGGCCGTCGCGCGGCTGCGAGGCTCCCAGGGGACGGACGGCCCCCGGGTGCTGCTGCTGCGCCGGGCCGAGGGGCCGGCCGAGGCGGCGCAGGTGCTGCTGGCCGGGGCGAGCGGCTGCGTCTCGCTCGACCTGGCCGAGGACCGGCTGATCGCCGCCGTCACCCTCGCCGCCGCGGGCGGGACCGTCTTCCTGCCCGCTCCCCCGTCGGCCCGGACCCACCCGGCGAGCCTGGTGGGCCACGCCGCCGAGCCGCCGCCGCAGCACTGCGGGCTCACCGACCGGGAGCGGGACGTGCTCGCCCAGCTCGCCCGGGGGCTCAGCAACGCCGAGATCGGCCGCGAACTGGCCCTGGCCGAGGCGACGGTGAAGAAGCACCTGACCCAGGCGATGCGCAAGATCGGCCAGTCGGACCGGTTGCGCGCCGCGCTCTACGCCCACCGGCACGGCCTGGCCCGCTGAGCCGGCGCCCGCCGCGCGCCCCGCCCGCTCCGCCCCCGGAGATCCGGGGGCGGAGCGGGCGGGGCGCGCGGCGCGGGGCGACCTTCGGAGCATGCGCCGTCGCCGTTCGTCGCCGCCGCCGTCGCCCTTTGGGGCTTCTGGCGCCACGGCGCGCTGCCTAGCGTGATCGGCGAACGAGATCAGTGCGTCCGTAACCCCCCGACAAGGAGCCCTCCATGAGCGACGGGCACAGATCTTCCGAACAGCCCTTCAGACCCGCGCCCCGCACCGCGCTGCTGGGCGCGGCCCTCCCCAGGGACGACTCCCCCCGTTCCCCCTACCGATCGATGCCCGACACCGAACGCTCGGCCCTGTGGCGCCAGCGGCTGCACGAGGCGGAGGCCGGCCTGACCCGCTATCTGGTCTCGCTGGGCGACGAGGTCCGGCTGACCGCCTGGTTCGCGCTGCAGGCCGAACTCTTCGCCGACCTGCCCGCCCCGGACGCCCCGCCGTACGCGTGGCAGCGGATCTTCTTCCGCGGACAGGCCCTGATGGAACGGTTCCTGGTGGACCGGTACGGCGAACAGGTCCTCGCCGACTGGGCCCGCGCCAACGCCGAGGTACACCGCGAGGTCGAGACCGACCACGGCCGGGGCGCGGCCGACCCCATCCACCGCATCGCCCGCCAGGCCGAACTCTACGGCTCGGACTACGAGTTCGATGACGACGACCAGCCCTCGGCCGAGCACGCGGCCGTCACCATCACGCACTGCGCCATCTGGGACTACCGCGAACAGGCCCGCCGCAACGGCGTCCGTCTGACGCTGGCCTCCCCGTGCACGTACTGCACCGAGGCCCTGTCCGCCAACATCCGCGCCAAGGGCTTCGTGCCCGCGCACCGGCTGCGCGGCGGACCCACCGGCCACGGTTGCCGGTGGGAGGCGACCGCCCCCCGCCAGGCGGGCGCCGACACCCCGAGGGAGGACTAGATGTGCGGCATCACCGGATGGATCGACTGGGACGCCGACCTGCGGCAGCGGGGGCCCGCCGTGCGGGCCATGGCGGACACCCTGGCCTGCCGGGGCCCCGACGCCGGAGGTGTCTGGCTCTCCCGGCACGCCGCCCTCGGCCACCGCCGGCTCTCCGTCATCGACATCGACGGCGGCACCCAACCCCTCACCGACACCGGCCCCGGCGCCGGCCCCGATGACCCGCGCGCGGTGCTCAGCTACAACGGCGAGCTGTACAACTACCGTGAGCTGCGGGCCGAGTTGAATGCCCTCGGGCATGTCTTCCGGACCCGCTCGGACACCGAGGTCGTGCTGCGCGCCCACCTTCAGTGGGGGACCGACGCGCCCCGCCGGTTCAACGGCATCTTCGCCTACGCGCTCTGGGACACCCACCGGCGCGAACTCCTCCTCGTCCGCGACCACCTCGGCGTCAAACCGCTGTACTGGCACGCCCATGCCACCGGCGTGCAGTTCGGCTCGGAGCCCAAGGCGCTGCTCGCCGGTCCCCTCTTCCGCGCCGAGCTCGACACCGAGGGCATCGCGGAACTGTTCGCCCTGCCGGCCGCGCCGACCCCGGGCCACGGCGTCTTCCGCGGGCTGCGTGAGGTGCGCCCCGGCCACCTGGTGTCGGTCCGCGAGACCGTCACCCGCGAACACCGCTACTGGGCGCTGGAGTCCCGCCCGCACACCGACGGCCCGGAAGCCACCCGGGAGACCGTGCGCGCGCTGCTCGCCGACACCGTCGAGCGCCAGCTTCTCAGCGACGTCCCGCTGTGCACCCTGCTGTCGGGCGGCGTCGACTCCAGCGCCATCACCGCGCTGGCCGCCGCGGCGCGGGAGCGGACCGGCCGGGGGAAGGTGACCACCTACTCGGTCGACTTCCCCGGCAGCTCCGACCGCGCGCCCGACGCCTGGCGCACCACGCACGACGCGCCGTATGTCCGGGCCGCGGTAAGGCACATCGGCACCCTGCACACCTCCGTCGTCATCCCCGACGACGACCTGCTGGTCGCCCGCGACGCCGTGCTGCGCGCCCGGGACCGGCCCGGCTGGGGCGAGATGGACGCCTCGCTGCACCTGCTCTTCCGCGAGGTGCGGCGGCGATCCACCGTGGCGCTGTCCGGCGAGGCCGCGGACGAGATCTTCGGCGGCTACCCCTACTTCCACGACGCGGCGGCGCTCGCCTCCGGCACCTTCCCCTGGCTGCACGACCGCACCACTCCGGCCGCGCTGCTGCGGCCGGACGTGCGGGCCCGGGTCCGGCCCGAGGAGTACACGGCGGCGGCGTACCGCGACACGCTCGCCTCGCTGCCGGAGTGGGCCGGTGACCACGGCGCGGAGAGCGACGCGGAGCGGCGCGTCCGCGAGGTGTTCCACCTCGCGCTGACACGCTGGCTGCCGCCGCTGCTGGACCGCGTGGACCGGGTGAGCATGTCGGTCGGCCTGGAGGTCCGGGTGCCATTCTGCGACCACCGGCTGGTGGAGTACGTGTGGAACGTGCCGTGGGCGCTCAAGGCGCCCGGCGGCCGGTCGAAGGGCCTGCTGCGGGACGCCGTGCGCGACCTGCTCCCGGAGCGGGTGACGGACCGCCCCAAGAGCGGCTACCCGTCGACCCCGGCCGTGCGGTACACCGAGGTGCTGACGGCGCGGGCGCACGAGCTGCTGGCCGATCCGCACGCACCGGTCTTCGAACTGGTCGACCGGGCGGCGGTGCGCCGGGCACTCGCCGAAGGACGCCCGCTGCCCAGCCCGCGCACCGCGCCCAACCCCGTCGGCGGCCTGGACCACCTGGTCCAGGTGGACGAATGGCTCCGGGCCTACCGGGTGAGCCTGCGGTGAGCGGCGGCTTCCCGCGCGCCGGACGCGCCCCCGGCCCGGCCGACGCCTACCGCCACGCGGCACGGTCGTGGACCACCGGCGTCGCGCTGCTGACGGCCCGGCACGGCGACGAGGTCTTCGCCAAGACCGTCTCCTCGCTGTGTCCGCTGTCCCTCGACCCCCCGCTGGTCAGCGTCGCGGTCGACCGCCGCAGCCCCATCGTGACCGCCGTCCGGGGCGGCCGGGGCTTCGCGCTGAACGTGCTGGCCGCCGACCAGGAGCCACTGGCGCGGCGCTTCGCCTCCCCGGGCGCCGGACGCGCCCTGGGCTGCTTCACCACCGCGCCGATGCGGCCCGGGACCACGGGCGTGCCCGTCCTCGAACGCTGCCTGGCCTGGTTCGACTGCCGGCTGCACGGCGTGCTCCCGGGCGGCGACCACGTCCTGCTCGTCGGCCTCGTCGCCGCCGCCGACGCCGTACCGGGAGACCCGCTGGTCTACCACGACGGCCGGTACCGGTCCCCCGGCCCCGGCCACCCCACCGACCACCCGAACCCGACCTCCGCAGGAGCCCGCGCATGACTCTGCTCACCGGCGACCGCTACCGGGCCCAGCTCGCCGACGGCCGCGAGCTGTACCTGGACGGCGAGCGCGTCACCAGCCCGGCCGACCACCCCGCGTTCAAGCCCGCCGTGGACGAGCTGGCCCGCCTCCTCGACCTCCAGCACGCCCCCGAACACCGCGACCTGCTCACCTGGGTCGACCCGGACACCGGCGACCGCCTCGCCCGCGGCTACCAACCGCCGCACAGCCTGGAGGACTTGCGCCTCCAGCGGCGCAGCGCCGAGTTCTGGCACGCCGAATCGCTGGGACAGCACGGCCGTTCGCCCGCGTTCATGGCGTCGATCGCGGTCGGCGTCTACGACTTCCGGCACCGGCTGGAGGCCAACCGGGCCGGCTTCGGGGCCAACGCCGAAGCCTGGTACCGGTACTGCGCCCAGAACGACCTGGTGCTGTCGCACGCGCTCGGTGACCCGCAGATCGACCGCTCCGCCGACCCCGTGGACGACCCGGACCTCGCCCTGCGGGTGCTGGAGGAGAACGAGCACGGCATCGTCGTGCGCGGCGCCAAGCAGCTCACCACCCTGGCCCCGCTGGCGCACGAGGTGCTGGTCTACCTGTCGGCCTCGTTCGCCCAGCGCGGCGCGGAGCAGTTCGTCGTCTGGTTCGCCCTGCCCCTCAACACGCCCGGCCTGATCACGCTGTGCCGCGAGCCGCTGGGCGGCGAGCCCTGGGGCCACGCCCACCCGCTCGGCGCCCGTTTCGACGAGCAGGACGCCATGCTGTTCTTCGACGACGTCCTGGTGCCCTGGGACCGGGTGTTCCTGCTCCGCGACGGCGACCTGGCGCGCACCGGCCTCGGCCGGATCAACGCCTGGAGCGCGTACATCGGGCACGTCCGGTTCCGGGAGCGGCTGCGCACGCTGCTCGCGACGGCGACCCTGGTCGCCGAGAGCATCGGCGTCGACGGCTTCCGCAACGTCCAGGAGGATTTGGGGCGGCTGGCCGGCTACGCCGAGCTGACCGAGTACTTCCTGGACGCCGCCGAGAGCCGCGCCACCACGACGGACAGCGGGCTGCTCGCGCCGGGCGACACAGCCGCCAGCCGCGTGTGGTCCGCCGAAGTGGCGGGCAGCGCCGTGGAGATCGTGCGGAAGATCGGCGCGTCGGGACTGCTGATGCAGCCCACCGCGGGCGACCTCGCCCACCCCCGGCTCCGCCCGCACCTCGACCGGTACATGCGCGGCCGGGGCATCGACGCCGAGCGGAAGTCGCGGCTGTTCCGCCTGGCCTGGGAGCTGACCGGCGACGGGTTCGGCCAGCGCCAGGACCTCTACGAGTATGTCCACCGCGGGGACTTGACCCGGAACCGGATCAACCTCTTCAAGCGCTACGACCAGAGCGCCACGCGCGAACGGCTGCGGCGGCTGGTCGAGCCCCCCGGGGCCTTGTCGCAGTCCCCGTCCCCGACCCAGTCCCCGACCGCGCCCTTGGAGGCACAGCGATGACGACATCAGCCGTCGAGGCCCAGGCCCGTACCCTGTCCGGCTACGCGGACGCCAGCCGACTCCGCCAGGAGCACGACCGGGACTGGGTACTGGACCACATCCCGGGCGAGCCCGCCACCCTGGTCGATCTGGGCAGCGGCATAGGCCAGTTGCTGGAGGCGGCGCTGCACCGCTTCCCCTCGCTGGAGCTGGCGGTCGGCCTGGAGCGTTCGCCCCACCGCATCACC
Above is a window of Streptomyces sp. NBC_01803 DNA encoding:
- a CDS encoding response regulator transcription factor, whose translation is MAALTELAAQGTGRLSRPALGRRASRADAPRASTHQAHPAHSSCQTLPTPQAEIDNPLDLIAGHQLLAEPETMPGRPRAESPGCTCGHPICGWNARRAATATRVFLIAHRPVVGAGLRSVLAASPDIVVVGGTSDPTSAYGAVRRVGPDVILLGPGASLAHDLAAVARLRGSQGTDGPRVLLLRRAEGPAEAAQVLLAGASGCVSLDLAEDRLIAAVTLAAAGGTVFLPAPPSARTHPASLVGHAAEPPPQHCGLTDRERDVLAQLARGLSNAEIGRELALAEATVKKHLTQAMRKIGQSDRLRAALYAHRHGLAR
- the asnB gene encoding asparagine synthase (glutamine-hydrolyzing) translates to MCGITGWIDWDADLRQRGPAVRAMADTLACRGPDAGGVWLSRHAALGHRRLSVIDIDGGTQPLTDTGPGAGPDDPRAVLSYNGELYNYRELRAELNALGHVFRTRSDTEVVLRAHLQWGTDAPRRFNGIFAYALWDTHRRELLLVRDHLGVKPLYWHAHATGVQFGSEPKALLAGPLFRAELDTEGIAELFALPAAPTPGHGVFRGLREVRPGHLVSVRETVTREHRYWALESRPHTDGPEATRETVRALLADTVERQLLSDVPLCTLLSGGVDSSAITALAAAARERTGRGKVTTYSVDFPGSSDRAPDAWRTTHDAPYVRAAVRHIGTLHTSVVIPDDDLLVARDAVLRARDRPGWGEMDASLHLLFREVRRRSTVALSGEAADEIFGGYPYFHDAAALASGTFPWLHDRTTPAALLRPDVRARVRPEEYTAAAYRDTLASLPEWAGDHGAESDAERRVREVFHLALTRWLPPLLDRVDRVSMSVGLEVRVPFCDHRLVEYVWNVPWALKAPGGRSKGLLRDAVRDLLPERVTDRPKSGYPSTPAVRYTEVLTARAHELLADPHAPVFELVDRAAVRRALAEGRPLPSPRTAPNPVGGLDHLVQVDEWLRAYRVSLR
- a CDS encoding flavin reductase family protein gives rise to the protein MSGGFPRAGRAPGPADAYRHAARSWTTGVALLTARHGDEVFAKTVSSLCPLSLDPPLVSVAVDRRSPIVTAVRGGRGFALNVLAADQEPLARRFASPGAGRALGCFTTAPMRPGTTGVPVLERCLAWFDCRLHGVLPGGDHVLLVGLVAAADAVPGDPLVYHDGRYRSPGPGHPTDHPNPTSAGARA
- a CDS encoding 4-hydroxyphenylacetate 3-hydroxylase family protein — its product is MTLLTGDRYRAQLADGRELYLDGERVTSPADHPAFKPAVDELARLLDLQHAPEHRDLLTWVDPDTGDRLARGYQPPHSLEDLRLQRRSAEFWHAESLGQHGRSPAFMASIAVGVYDFRHRLEANRAGFGANAEAWYRYCAQNDLVLSHALGDPQIDRSADPVDDPDLALRVLEENEHGIVVRGAKQLTTLAPLAHEVLVYLSASFAQRGAEQFVVWFALPLNTPGLITLCREPLGGEPWGHAHPLGARFDEQDAMLFFDDVLVPWDRVFLLRDGDLARTGLGRINAWSAYIGHVRFRERLRTLLATATLVAESIGVDGFRNVQEDLGRLAGYAELTEYFLDAAESRATTTDSGLLAPGDTAASRVWSAEVAGSAVEIVRKIGASGLLMQPTAGDLAHPRLRPHLDRYMRGRGIDAERKSRLFRLAWELTGDGFGQRQDLYEYVHRGDLTRNRINLFKRYDQSATRERLRRLVEPPGALSQSPSPTQSPTAPLEAQR